CTCCCTCGGAGAAGGCAACGCTCCACGGAATAAATGGGAAGAGTTGATCGTTAAAAAAATGGGTGCGTCTAGCAAACGACTCTTAAAAAATGCTCATCAACGGGTACGGGCACAGCGTGGTGTCGCAGACCACTTTGCGGCAGGAAAAAAACGTGCAAAACCATGGCTTGGTAAAATCCGAACTGTCTTGAAAGAAAAAGGTGTACCAGAAGAGATTGCACTGATGCCTTTTGTGGAATCCATGTTTAATACCAAGGCACACTCGTCCGCGGGTGCGGCAGGAGTATGGCAATTGATGCCTCGAACCGCTCGTGAACTGGGACTCAAGGTAAGCAGCAAGAAAGATGAGCGGATGGACATCATGAAAGCGACCCATGCGGCTGCCAAACTTTTAAAACGTAATTACAAACTCTTGAAGGCGTGGCCCCTTGCAGTAACGGGTTACAACCATGGTGCTTATGGAGTTAAACGAGCGATTCGCGATGTAGGATCTCGAAAGCTGGTTGATCTCATTAACAACTATAAAAAGTCTACGTGGGGTTTTGCCTCTAAGAACTTCTACGCAGAGCTGATAGCTATGATTCGTATTTTCGAAGGTCTAGGACCCAATAAACAATCCAGCCAAGGTGCAGCGAGCCGCCCATGAACTTAAAGCGGATAGGACACATCGCCAAATGGCTCAGTGCCCTCGCTGTACTTGGACTTTTTTCCGGTATTGGCGGCATCTTCTATATCTCCCAAGACCTTCCCAAGCTTGAGTCTTTGGAAGACTACAAACCTGCTCAAGCAACTCGGATCTATTCTGATGATGGTCACTTGGTTGCCTACGTGGCCAACCAAAGGCGAACGGTTATCCCCATGGAAGCCATTCCCAAGCATGTTGCCCACGCTTTTCTCGCAGCAGAAGACCGAAATTTCTACAGCCATGAAGGTCTGGACTATCTAGGAATCCTGCGAGCTGCCCTGAAAAATCTAAGACCCGGTGCCCACCTTCAGGGAGCTAGTACCATCACCCAACAAATAGTGAAGACGATGGTTCTTGGTCCCGAGCGTTCTTACAGCCGTAAAATGCGAGAGGCCGTTCTGAGCTTTAAACTAGAGAATAGCTTGAGCAAAGATGACATTCTTCACATCTACCTTAATCAAATCTACTTCGGCTCCGGTGCATGGGGCGTTGAACAAGCCGCTCAGACCTATTTTGGGATTTCAGCTCGAGACCTAACGGTAGCCCAAGCAGCGTATCTTGCGTCCGCTCCAAAACATCCGGCCCGCTACAATATCAAATCCGATGCTGCCGGTGCACAAAAACGACAGCACTATGTTCTGAGCCAAATGCTCGCAGCCGGTTGGGCTGATGAAGAAACCGTAACCCTGGCCAAATCTGCACCTATTCCAGCGCCCGCTCCGCGCCCGGCTTATCTCGATGTGGCCTCTCATTACACCGAGTGGGTCATTCGAGAACTGACGAAAGAGTATGGTACGGAAGCAGTCTATGAGGGCGGCCTTACTGTTTACACTGGCATGCAAGCGGCACATCAAGCAGCAGGCATGAAAGCTTTAAGAGGCGGTTTAGAAAACCTCGGTAAGAAAAACGGCTGGTCCGGTGCACCACTTCGCGTGGAAGTGAACCTCTTCGAAACGTATCACAATGAGATTCAAAAAGAGTTTGCGAAGCTTTACGAAAGACGAAAACTTTATACAGCATCGCCTGGAATGGCACAGACACCTGTATGGGATTTATCGAAAGTAACCGCTAAAGACCTAGTCAGCGAGATTAAGTTTCGTAAGAAGATGGTACTCAAGGTTCCCAAAGTTGGTATGCGAGTCACGGCAATTGTAAGCGCTGTTAATTCTTCGCAGAATACGATCACTGTCGATCTGGGTGGATTCAAATCGATACTAACACTTCAATCACTCAAATGGGCTCGGAGATTCTCACCCACAGCCGCAACGCCTGCTCCCCGTGATCCCACCGACGTCCTACAACGTGGCGACCTTATCGAGGTGATTCTAACGTCGCTTTCAAAATCTGCTGATGGCACTTCAACCCTTAGTAAAATCAAATTGGTACCCAACCCAAAAGTACAAGGCGCGCTTTTCTCAATAGATCCCCATACACGTTATGTTCGTGCGATGGTGGGAGGCTACCACCGCAACCCTGGAGGCCTGAACCGGTCGATGCAGTCTTTAAGGCAACCTGGCTCGGTGTTTAAGCCCATCCTTTACGCCACGGGCTTGAAAGAAAAAATCATTACGCCTGCCAGCATCTGCCCTGATGCCCCTGTGGTCATTCGGGATAAATGGACCGGCAAAGCTTGGAAGCCTGAAAACTACGAAGACGGTCGCTACGATGGAAACATCACCTACCGGCGCGCTCTCACACGCTCAAAGAATACCTGTTCGGTCAAACTGCTTGAGATGGTCGGCGTTGAGAAAGTGCGGGAACTCGCTCGCAATATGGGAATCGGTTCAAAGCTCCCCGAAAACCTTACGCTTGCACTGGGAACAGGCGAGGTGACGCCCATGGAACTCGCCAATAGCTACGCAACCATTGCTTCTGGTGGGTTTTACGCGAAGCCCATTTTTATTCGCAAAGTCGTTTCACTCACGGGTGATATCCTTCAAGAGAATCGAGCCAACCCCGTTCAAGTACTCGACGCCGATGTGGCCTTTGTTATCACCCATATGATGCAGTCGGTGATCGAAGAAGGAACGGGTGTTAGGGCCAAGCGCTTAAAGCGTGCCCTAGCTGGTAAGACGGGAACGACCAACCAAAGCCGTAATGCGTGGTTTGCAGGATTCTCTCCGGAAACAGTTGCTGTGACCTGGGTCGGCTTTGACGACAATGCGCCCATGGGGCGCGCAACTGGTAGCAGCGCTGCCCTACCCATCTGGGTCGATTACCTCGATCACGCACTCCGAGACACGCCGCGGCTGCCTTTTAAGCCACCACCAGAAGTTGTTTTTCGACGCGTCGATGCAGACACGGGGACCATTAACAATGACATCGGAAGCATCGAAGAGGTTTTTGTAGCTGGGACCGCGCCCGAGGAAAATGCTCAAGAGCTCGAGAGTATATTCATTGACGACGAAGACGGGCTTGACGCTCAGCTTCAGTGATTCGGTGGTAGTTAGGATTTAAGAGTCTTAAGTCATCACCGTTGCCCGCTCTTATTTTATCCGCCAACATCAAGAGTCCAAAAGCCGCATCTGGTAAAACCGAATCCATCCACCCGGTGTCGTCACCAAAGACTTCTTTC
Above is a window of Deltaproteobacteria bacterium DNA encoding:
- a CDS encoding PBP1A family penicillin-binding protein — its product is MNLKRIGHIAKWLSALAVLGLFSGIGGIFYISQDLPKLESLEDYKPAQATRIYSDDGHLVAYVANQRRTVIPMEAIPKHVAHAFLAAEDRNFYSHEGLDYLGILRAALKNLRPGAHLQGASTITQQIVKTMVLGPERSYSRKMREAVLSFKLENSLSKDDILHIYLNQIYFGSGAWGVEQAAQTYFGISARDLTVAQAAYLASAPKHPARYNIKSDAAGAQKRQHYVLSQMLAAGWADEETVTLAKSAPIPAPAPRPAYLDVASHYTEWVIRELTKEYGTEAVYEGGLTVYTGMQAAHQAAGMKALRGGLENLGKKNGWSGAPLRVEVNLFETYHNEIQKEFAKLYERRKLYTASPGMAQTPVWDLSKVTAKDLVSEIKFRKKMVLKVPKVGMRVTAIVSAVNSSQNTITVDLGGFKSILTLQSLKWARRFSPTAATPAPRDPTDVLQRGDLIEVILTSLSKSADGTSTLSKIKLVPNPKVQGALFSIDPHTRYVRAMVGGYHRNPGGLNRSMQSLRQPGSVFKPILYATGLKEKIITPASICPDAPVVIRDKWTGKAWKPENYEDGRYDGNITYRRALTRSKNTCSVKLLEMVGVEKVRELARNMGIGSKLPENLTLALGTGEVTPMELANSYATIASGGFYAKPIFIRKVVSLTGDILQENRANPVQVLDADVAFVITHMMQSVIEEGTGVRAKRLKRALAGKTGTTNQSRNAWFAGFSPETVAVTWVGFDDNAPMGRATGSSAALPIWVDYLDHALRDTPRLPFKPPPEVVFRRVDADTGTINNDIGSIEEVFVAGTAPEENAQELESIFIDDEDGLDAQLQ
- a CDS encoding transglycosylase SLT domain-containing protein → MYSLSTRGLTIIGVLCALCSTNLAAAKYMPADFEGRILETSSLSSPSKTFHLPSALKPTVAFWQEVFVTYDSSDLILHDKENMQVVWGIYKVPKDDGTRATRKIISDKTDGILDEHREALASLGEGNAPRNKWEELIVKKMGASSKRLLKNAHQRVRAQRGVADHFAAGKKRAKPWLGKIRTVLKEKGVPEEIALMPFVESMFNTKAHSSAGAAGVWQLMPRTARELGLKVSSKKDERMDIMKATHAAAKLLKRNYKLLKAWPLAVTGYNHGAYGVKRAIRDVGSRKLVDLINNYKKSTWGFASKNFYAELIAMIRIFEGLGPNKQSSQGAASRP